The proteins below come from a single Nocardioides eburneiflavus genomic window:
- the mobA gene encoding molybdenum cofactor guanylyltransferase, with amino-acid sequence MDFDLTAGGFCGVVLAGGTAARMDGVDKAGVELAGRTFLAYAVDAFLDADEVVVVGPAGVRTERPVTFVCEDPPRGGPVAGLLTGVDALLRAPRLVGVLAVDMPRVTAGTMRRLRDAAVGHDGAFLVDGDGRRQLAGVLDAARLAAVRPDLEGQHGMALHRLLEPLDLAGVAAAGEEAVDVDSWADLRDLGR; translated from the coding sequence ATGGACTTCGACCTCACCGCCGGCGGCTTCTGCGGGGTCGTCCTCGCCGGGGGCACGGCGGCGCGGATGGACGGCGTCGACAAGGCGGGCGTCGAGCTGGCCGGGCGCACGTTCCTGGCGTACGCCGTCGACGCGTTCCTCGACGCCGACGAGGTGGTGGTCGTCGGGCCGGCCGGCGTCCGCACCGAGCGCCCGGTCACCTTCGTCTGCGAGGACCCGCCGCGCGGTGGCCCGGTCGCGGGGCTGCTGACCGGCGTCGACGCGCTGCTGCGCGCGCCTCGCCTCGTCGGGGTGCTGGCGGTGGACATGCCCCGGGTCACCGCGGGGACGATGCGGCGGCTGCGCGACGCCGCGGTCGGCCACGACGGGGCGTTCCTCGTCGACGGTGACGGTCGCCGGCAGCTCGCCGGCGTGCTCGACGCGGCCCGGCTCGCGGCCGTACGCCCGGACCTGGAGGGGCAGCACGGGATGGCGCTGCACCGGCTCCTCGAGCCGCTCGACCTGGCGGGGGTGGCCGCGGCCGGCGAGGAGGCGGTCGACGTCGACTCGTGGGCGGACCTGCGCGACCTGGGTCGCTGA
- a CDS encoding DUF6457 domain-containing protein gives MNLHDWIDELSDVLDVETEVDEGLILDIARTAAQNVQKTAAPITTYLLGVAAGARDADPETIERLAAKAQLLAESWDRPADAPDPDDIDDEVPDDSTVDHTGDEFED, from the coding sequence GTGAACCTCCACGACTGGATCGACGAGCTCAGCGACGTCCTGGACGTCGAGACCGAGGTCGACGAGGGGCTGATCCTCGACATCGCCCGCACGGCGGCCCAGAACGTGCAGAAGACCGCAGCGCCCATCACGACGTACCTCCTCGGCGTCGCCGCCGGCGCGCGCGACGCCGACCCCGAGACCATCGAGCGGCTCGCCGCCAAGGCGCAGCTGCTCGCCGAGAGCTGGGACCGACCGGCTGACGCGCCGGACCCCGACGACATCGACGACGAGGTGCCCGACGACTCGACCGTCGACCACACCGGCGACGAGTTCGAGGACTGA
- a CDS encoding NAD(P)H-quinone oxidoreductase, which produces MRAVVSTGDGGPEVLSVGEVEDPRPGAGEVLVDVVATAVNRADTLQRMGFYPPPPGASDVIGLECSGRIAGLGEGVEGWAVGDEVCALLAGGGYASRVVVPVGQVMPVPVGVSLVEAACLPEVAATVWSNVFMTAHLDKGERFLVHGGGGGIGTMAIQLAAARGAEVFTTAGSPETLELCRSLGATRAISYRDEDFVEVLTEVGGADVILDNMGAKYLGRNVSALATNGRLVIIGMQGGTKGELDINALLRKRGSVTATSLRARPLAEKAKICCEVVENVWPLVAAGRVRPIVETTMPLEDVARAHQLMEDGGRAGKIVLTL; this is translated from the coding sequence GTGCGCGCGGTCGTCTCCACCGGCGACGGTGGCCCCGAGGTCCTGTCCGTCGGTGAGGTCGAGGACCCGCGTCCGGGCGCCGGCGAGGTCCTCGTCGACGTGGTCGCGACGGCGGTCAACCGCGCGGACACCCTGCAGCGGATGGGCTTCTACCCGCCGCCACCCGGCGCCTCCGACGTCATCGGCCTCGAGTGCAGCGGCCGGATTGCCGGGCTCGGCGAGGGCGTCGAGGGCTGGGCGGTCGGCGACGAGGTGTGTGCGCTGCTCGCCGGTGGCGGGTACGCCTCCCGCGTCGTCGTGCCGGTCGGCCAGGTCATGCCGGTGCCGGTCGGCGTCTCCCTGGTGGAGGCGGCCTGCCTGCCGGAGGTCGCGGCCACGGTGTGGTCCAACGTCTTCATGACCGCCCACCTCGACAAGGGCGAGCGGTTCCTGGTCCACGGTGGTGGCGGCGGCATCGGCACGATGGCCATCCAGCTGGCGGCGGCGCGGGGGGCCGAGGTCTTCACGACGGCGGGCTCGCCCGAGACGCTCGAGCTGTGCCGCTCGCTCGGTGCCACGCGGGCGATCAGCTATCGCGACGAGGACTTCGTCGAGGTGCTCACCGAGGTCGGCGGCGCCGACGTCATCCTCGACAACATGGGCGCGAAGTACCTCGGCCGCAACGTCTCCGCGCTCGCCACCAACGGGCGCCTGGTCATCATCGGGATGCAGGGCGGCACCAAGGGCGAGCTCGACATCAACGCCCTGCTCCGCAAGCGGGGCTCCGTCACCGCGACCTCGCTCCGGGCGCGGCCGCTCGCGGAGAAGGCGAAGATCTGCTGCGAGGTCGTGGAGAACGTCTGGCCCCTCGTCGCGGCCGGACGCGTACGCCCCATCGTCGAGACCACGATGCCGCTCGAGGACGTCGCCCGCGCCCACCAGCTGATGGAGGACGGCGGGCGCGCGGGGAAGATCGTCCTGACCCTCTGA
- a CDS encoding bacterial proteasome activator family protein has protein sequence MTEQPQPEPASGPDGEDHVVVVGPDGQPIGTIPASALPAMTQAADGGDEADDDDGERHITELVEQPAKVMRIGSMIRQLLEEVKAAPLDEASRNRLKDIHAASIKELETGLAPELVEELERLSLPFTEDGTPSEGELRIAQAQLVGWLEGLFHGIQTAIYAQQMASRAQLEQMRRALPAGHSGHTQQAPPGMPTMPTEDADDHTGGRGGGMYL, from the coding sequence ATGACCGAGCAGCCGCAGCCCGAGCCCGCGTCCGGCCCCGACGGCGAGGACCACGTCGTGGTCGTCGGCCCCGACGGCCAGCCGATCGGCACGATCCCGGCCAGCGCACTGCCGGCGATGACCCAGGCCGCCGACGGCGGCGACGAGGCCGACGACGACGACGGCGAGCGCCACATCACCGAGCTCGTCGAGCAGCCGGCCAAGGTGATGCGCATCGGCAGCATGATCCGCCAGCTCCTCGAGGAGGTGAAGGCGGCGCCCCTCGACGAGGCCAGCCGCAACCGGCTCAAGGACATCCACGCCGCCTCGATCAAGGAGCTCGAGACCGGGCTCGCGCCCGAGCTGGTCGAGGAGCTCGAGCGGCTCTCGCTGCCCTTCACCGAGGACGGCACCCCCTCCGAGGGCGAGCTGCGCATCGCGCAGGCCCAGCTCGTCGGCTGGCTCGAGGGTCTCTTCCACGGCATCCAGACCGCGATCTACGCCCAGCAGATGGCCTCGCGCGCCCAGCTCGAGCAGATGCGCCGCGCGCTGCCGGCCGGGCACTCCGGGCACACCCAGCAGGCACCGCCCGGCATGCCCACCATGCCCACCGAGGATGCCGACGACCACACCGGCGGCCGCGGCGGAGGCATGTACCTCTGA
- a CDS encoding carbon-nitrogen hydrolase family protein — translation MADQLRVRVHQWASGLEPADNRVRLSQGVGPGADLVVLPEAFARDFGEAGSDVSGFAEALDGPFAEEVARVAAATGSTVVAGMFETSADPDRPYNTLVVGGPTTAAYRKIHLYDSFGYRESDRLTGGPLEPAVVEVAGWQVGLMTCYDLRFPELARRLVDAGAEVLVVPAAWLPGERKVAHWRTLLAARAIENTCFVVGAGQPEPRYVGHSAVFGPLGDTLVEADGREQVLEAVLERVDLDAARRTNPSLSNRRL, via the coding sequence ATGGCCGACCAGCTGCGGGTGCGCGTCCACCAGTGGGCGAGCGGGCTCGAGCCCGCCGACAACCGCGTACGCCTCTCGCAGGGCGTCGGGCCCGGCGCCGACCTCGTCGTCCTGCCGGAGGCCTTCGCGCGGGACTTCGGCGAGGCGGGCTCGGACGTGAGCGGTTTCGCCGAGGCGCTCGACGGTCCCTTCGCCGAGGAGGTCGCCCGCGTGGCCGCCGCCACCGGGTCGACTGTCGTGGCTGGCATGTTCGAGACCTCCGCAGATCCCGACCGGCCCTACAACACCCTCGTCGTGGGCGGTCCCACCACGGCCGCCTACCGCAAGATCCACCTCTACGACTCGTTCGGCTACCGCGAGTCCGACCGTCTGACGGGGGGCCCGCTCGAGCCCGCCGTGGTCGAGGTGGCGGGCTGGCAGGTCGGCCTGATGACCTGCTACGACCTCCGGTTCCCCGAGCTCGCGAGGCGCCTGGTGGACGCGGGGGCCGAGGTGCTCGTCGTGCCGGCCGCCTGGCTGCCGGGTGAGCGCAAGGTCGCCCACTGGCGCACGCTGCTCGCCGCCCGCGCCATCGAGAACACCTGCTTCGTCGTGGGTGCGGGCCAGCCCGAGCCGCGCTACGTCGGGCACTCGGCGGTGTTCGGCCCGCTGGGCGACACCCTCGTCGAGGCCGACGGCCGAGAGCAGGTCCTCGAGGCGGTGCTGGAGCGCGTTGACCTCGACGCGGCCCGCCGCACCAATCCGTCCCTGTCCAACCGTCGGCTGTAA